One window from the genome of Maylandia zebra isolate NMK-2024a linkage group LG18, Mzebra_GT3a, whole genome shotgun sequence encodes:
- the LOC143413653 gene encoding uncharacterized protein LOC143413653 has product MPVNSKPLSVYKLPLKEESIDIHGCRRYTFGRENMKQNCTIMLLGATGSGKSTLINGMINYIVGVEWKDGFRFKLVDEDQSKSQAHSQTSEVTVYKVNHQEGFKVPYSLTIVDTPGFGDTRGVERDKEITEQIHRLYTSPNGVSEIDAVCFVTQASLARLTATQRYVFDSVLSIFGKDVAGNIEILVTFADGKEPPVIEAIHVSGVPCQKNKLGLPVHFKFNNSALFADNRCNRDSEEDSDDDDDASFSEMFWKMGAKGMENFFTSLGKMETKSLLMTKEVLKERKQLETIIEGLQTQVKAGLAKLEAMKTITEKIKEHETILTSNENYEIEVDVIKPVQKQLREKGVYITNCQKCSVTCHYPCKIAKDKEKRSCASMDKNGMCTVCPRKCTWSVHFNQTYRWEYVQVKEKQTVQELKRKYDNAAKAKMTTQELIRRQEGEIVRLQDSIMSLVDQSAHCITRLQEIALKPNPLTTADCIDMLIEGEKSEAKKGHRARIQSLEEIKGRAHQILNTAIISNTSSVAPSSSTTVTPNANIVPKIIRSAAHNITGFK; this is encoded by the exons ATGCCTGTAAACTCAAAGCCACTCTCAGTTTACAAATTGCCCCTGAAAGAAGAAAGCATAGATATACATGGCTGTCGGAGGTATACGTTTGGCAGAGAAAACATGAAGCAAAATTGTACAATCATGCTTCTTGGAGCAACCGGATCAGGAAAGTCCACTCTCATCAATGGAATGATAAACTACATTGTTGGTGTAGAGTGGAAGGATGGCTTCAGATTTAAGTTGGTTGATGAAGATCAGTCTAAATCTCAAGCTCACAGTCAGACATCTGAAGTCACTGTGTATAAAGTCAACCATCAAGAAGGGTTTAAAGTCCCCTATTCGCTCACCATTGTGGACACTCCAGGATTTGGGGATACAAGAGGAGTAGAAAGAGATAAGGAGATCACAGAGCAAATCCACAGGCTTTACACCTCTCCTAATGGAGTCAGTGAGATTGATGCAGTTTGCTTTGTGACTCAGGCCTCTCTTGCACGTCTAACAGCAACACAGAGATATGTGTTTGACTCAGTGCTCTCTATTTTTGGAAAAGATGTGGCAGGGAACATTGAAATCCTGGTAACATTTGCTGATGGCAAGGAGCCACCTGTTATTGAGGCAATACATGTCTCTGGAGTCCCTTGCCAAAAAAACAAGTTAGGCCTTCCAGTGCACTTCAAGTTCAACAACTCCGCACTGTTTGCAGACAACAGATGCAACAGGGACAGTGAAGAGGattctgatgatgatgatgatgccagCTTTAGTGAAATGTTTTGGAAGATGGGGGCAAAGGGTATGGAGAATTTCTTCACTTCTTTGGGTAAAATGGAAACCAAAAGTTTGCTAATGACCAAAGAGGTGTTAAAAGAGCGAAAGCAGCTTGAAACTATAATTGAAGGTTTGCAAACTCAAGTCAAAGCTGGATTAGCAAAACTCGAAGCAATGAAGACAATCACAGAAAAGATCAAAGAGCACGAAACAATCCTAACTTCAAATGAAAACTATGAGATTGAAGTTGATGTCATCAAGCCAGTCCAAAAGCAGCTCAGAGAGAAAGGCGTATACATCACCAACTGCCAAAAATGTTCAGTAACATGCCACTACCCATGTAAGATAGCAAAAGATAAAGAGAAGCGTAGTTGTGCATCAATGGATAAGAATGGGATGTGCACGGTCTGTCCTAGAAAATGTACTTGGAGTGTGCATTTCAATCAGACGTACAGGTGGGAATATGTTCAAGTAAAAGAGAAGCAAACTGTGCAAGAGCTGAAACGCAAGTATGACAACGCTGCAAAAGCCAAGATGACAACTCAGGAACTGATAAGGAGACAAGAGGGTGAGATTGTTCGCCTTCAAGACAGCATAATGTCCCTCGTGGATCAGTCGGCTCACTGCATAACTCGCCTGCAAGAGATTGCCCTCAAGCCTAACCCTCTGACCACTGCAGACTGCATTGACATGCTGATTGAAGGAGAAAAGTCAGAGGCCAAAAAGGGTCACAGGGCCCGAATTCAGTCTTTGGAGGAAATAAAGGGCAGAGCACATCAGATCTTGAA CACTGCCATAATCTCCAACACCTCCAGTGTTGCCCCAAGCTCGAGTACCACCGTCACCCCCAATGCCAACATCGTGCCCAAAATCATCCGAAGCGCTGCCCATAACATTACGGGGTTCAAATGA